A genomic segment from Streptomyces sp. NBC_00459 encodes:
- a CDS encoding RecQ family ATP-dependent DNA helicase, which produces MSLFVARRLRRAARVAFGWDELRPGQLTAMKAVMRRRDAMVVMPTGSGKSAVYQVPGMLLPGPTLVVSPLIALQRDQIAGLLRSSGQRAVAVNSSMSRAQNEQAWESVSDRTARFLFLSPEQLAKQDVLERLAALRPSLFVVDEAQCVSSWGHDFRPDYLRLRQAAESIGRPPILALTASAAAPVRADIVEQLGMRKAHEVVAGFDRPNIRLEITHFLDNAAKRRAVVERAAAEPKPGIVYVATRKDADAYAAELSELGLSAAAYHAGSRSADRSAVHDRFLSGELDVVVATSAFGMGIDKPDVRFVLHASVPGSLDAYYQEIGRAGRDGEPSRAILHYRVEDLGLQKFFSTGRPDADTIADVSRLVRDRATPLTPTDLQEETGLSAGRLTAVLNLLESAGALTTERGKVAPVPGADAEETATRAVELGTAHESMERSRVDMMRGLAETTGCRRRFLLGYFGERLNSPCDNCDRCEQMPTGVEAPAGAVPGLSRPRTTSPTRHDHPFPPGTAVHHPQWGDGEVLSEEENRITVLFASVGYRTLSLPVVLEKKLLTTAS; this is translated from the coding sequence ATCAGCCTGTTCGTCGCCCGACGTCTCCGCAGAGCCGCACGGGTGGCCTTCGGATGGGACGAGTTGCGTCCCGGTCAGCTCACCGCGATGAAAGCGGTCATGCGCCGCAGGGACGCCATGGTGGTGATGCCGACCGGCTCGGGCAAGTCGGCGGTGTACCAGGTGCCGGGCATGCTGCTGCCCGGTCCGACGCTCGTCGTGTCACCGTTGATCGCTCTCCAGCGGGACCAGATCGCCGGACTGCTGCGCAGCAGCGGCCAGAGAGCCGTCGCCGTCAACTCGTCGATGTCCAGGGCGCAGAACGAGCAGGCATGGGAGAGCGTGAGCGACCGAACGGCCCGGTTTCTCTTCCTCTCCCCGGAACAGCTCGCCAAGCAGGACGTGCTGGAGCGGCTGGCCGCGCTGAGACCGTCCCTCTTCGTCGTGGACGAGGCGCAGTGCGTGTCCTCCTGGGGCCACGACTTCCGGCCGGACTACCTCAGGCTCCGTCAGGCCGCCGAGAGCATCGGGCGCCCTCCCATCCTCGCCCTCACCGCCAGCGCAGCCGCACCGGTCCGAGCCGACATCGTCGAGCAGCTCGGCATGCGCAAGGCCCACGAGGTGGTGGCCGGGTTCGACCGGCCCAACATCCGCCTGGAGATCACCCACTTCCTGGACAACGCGGCCAAGCGACGCGCGGTGGTGGAGCGGGCTGCGGCCGAGCCCAAGCCGGGCATCGTCTACGTCGCCACCCGTAAGGACGCCGATGCGTACGCCGCCGAGCTCAGCGAACTCGGCCTGAGCGCCGCCGCCTACCACGCGGGCAGCCGGTCGGCCGACCGCAGCGCGGTCCACGACCGCTTCCTCAGCGGCGAGTTGGACGTGGTGGTGGCCACCTCGGCATTCGGTATGGGCATCGACAAGCCCGACGTACGGTTCGTGCTGCACGCCTCGGTGCCCGGGTCCCTCGACGCCTACTACCAGGAGATAGGCCGGGCGGGCAGGGACGGCGAGCCGTCCCGGGCCATCCTGCACTATCGCGTCGAGGACCTGGGCCTGCAGAAGTTCTTCTCCACCGGCCGCCCGGACGCGGATACCATCGCCGACGTCTCCCGCCTCGTACGGGACCGTGCGACCCCGCTGACACCGACGGATCTCCAGGAGGAGACCGGCCTGTCCGCCGGCCGCCTGACCGCCGTCCTCAACCTCCTGGAGAGCGCCGGAGCCCTCACCACGGAACGCGGAAAGGTGGCACCGGTACCCGGGGCCGATGCGGAGGAAACCGCCACGCGGGCCGTGGAGTTGGGCACCGCGCACGAGAGCATGGAACGATCCCGGGTCGACATGATGCGCGGCCTGGCCGAGACCACCGGCTGCCGACGGCGTTTCCTGCTCGGCTACTTCGGCGAGCGCCTCAACTCCCCCTGCGACAATTGCGACCGATGCGAACAGATGCCCACCGGCGTCGAAGCCCCAGCCGGCGCCGTCCCTGGCCTGTCCCGCCCCCGAACCACCTCACCCACACGCCACGACCACCCCTTTCCGCCCGGCACCGCGGTCCACCACCCGCAGTGGGGTGACGGCGAGGTCCTCAGCGAGGAGGAGAACAGGATCACCGTCCTGTTCGCCTCGGTCGGCTACCGAACCCTGTCACTGCCGGTGGTCCTGGAGAAGAAACTGCTCACAACCGCTTCCTAG